The genomic stretch ATGGTGGTCGTGACCAATGCAGAAAGATCCAACGTGCCCGCCTCGATCGCCGCTGCCGCACTCTGCGCCGCCGCGAAGTTGTGCTCTCCGTAGCCTACGAGCGACACCCCCGGCCCCCACATCAACACGCCCTCGTAGCGCACCGCCTCGCGCACGACGCCGAAGAGCACCACCGCGTCCCGCGTCCGATGCAGGAGAAACTCCACCACGGCCGCGATTCCCGTGCAGTCGATCGCCACGTCCACCGCCCGCGTCCCGGTTCGACCGGTCGACCAGGCACACGCGTCGCCGTCCGTCACTTCACTTGCGCCGAGGTCCATCGCCAACGCGCGTCGCGCCGGCACCGGGTCGATCCCGACGATCGCGGCCGCTCCATGGTGTCGCGCCAATTGCACCGCGACCAGTCCGGCCGGTCCCAGACCCGCCACCGCCACACGCCGCCCCCGCACGCCGCCGTGCGCGACGAGCCGCTGAAAACTCACCTCCACGCACATCGCCAACTCGAGCGATGCCCAACTCGCCGGCGGACGGCTCGAGGTGATCGGCAGCAGATCGTCCGCACGACACACGCCGTACTGCCCGTAGAAGCCCGGCGCACCGATATCCGAGGCGCGCCATGCCGCGACCCGCTGCCCGACCCGCAGCTCCCTCACCTGCGCCCCCACCGCTGCGACTTCCCCCATCGCCTCGTGTCCCGGTTGCCCCGGCACATAAGGGTAACGCAGTTCGTGCCCCGGAAACATCGGCACGCCGTCCACGATGTGCAGATCCCAATGCGGGCACGTGGTCACGCCCAACACCCGCACGAGCACGTCGCGGGGCTTCAACGACGGGATCGGCACCTCCTCCCACGCGGCCTCCCGCGGAGCCGTGACGACCAGTCGCCGCATCGAAGTCTCTGCTGCGCTCATCGTCCGCCCTCGCGTATCCATTCCAGCACGACGCCGAGCGTCGGCTCGGTGCGACCTTCGATGGACGCCCACGCCTCGGCGGCCCGTTCGACCGGATACCGGTGCGTGATCAACGAAGTGGTGCGCAATCGTCCGGTCCGGATCCGTTCGATGGTCTCGTCGAGCCTCTCGCGCGTCGCTCCCGCCACCAAGTCGAAGGCGATCTCGCGATACCGGTAGCGCTGGATCTCGATCCACCCGTCCAGACCGTAGAAGCCTGCCGCGACTATGGTGCCGCCGTGCTCCATCTGCGGCAGAAACGCATCGAAGAGCCCCGCGTCACCCACCGTGTCGACTAGGACCGCGACAGGTCCCGCCTCCAAACCCGCCACTTCCTCCGCACCCGTCCCGATCGCCCGCAAAGCGTGCGCGCGATCCGCAGCTCCCACCGACTCCGCGTCCCGCCGAAAGTGCGCCAGTCGGTCCGTTCGCCGTCCCGTCATCACCACGCGCGCACCTCGATCCAGCAGGGTCTGCGCGGTCCATTGCCCCACCAATCCGTCGCCGACCACGACCGCAAGAGCTCCGGGCCTCATCCGCGGGCGTGAGCCGCAGTTGAAACCCACCTGCGCCAGCACCAGCCCGCAATACGCCTCCGGTTCCCGCTCCGCCTCCTCCGGCAATCGATGCACGAACGACGCTCGACAGACCGAGGGCGACACGTGTCCCGCGAACTCGTTGTCGAACATCCCCTCCACCCGACTCATCGACGCGAAGACCAAATCCCCTGCCGCAAACCCTCTCACGTCCGCCCCGACGCTCCTCACCCACCCCACTTTCTGGTAGCCCGCGATCATCGGAAACGGGAGCGGATCTCCCGCCTTGCGCGCCGTGTCGCCCGCCAATCGCTCCCCCCGCAAGAACGACCCTTCGGTCCCGTTGCTGATCCACGAGTGGGTCACATCGATCACGAGGTCGCCGGGCCCCGGATCCGGACACGAGACCTCTTTGAATTCCACGATTCCGCAGGCGGTGAATACGACGGCTCGGGCTTGCACGGAGGTCTCCTGAAGAAACGGACGGGGTTGGGTTCCTCTCACGTTAAATGAATATTCATCAACGGATTACATCCGAGACAAACGTTCCCCACGACGACCGTCAACTCCTCCCGCGCTCGACCCGCACGCTCTCGACCGAAGCATCGCTCCGCGCCGCCACGAGATCGTCACCGGTTCGTCACACTCCACCGGTTGCCGGACGCTCCAGCTTCTCCCCATCCTCCCTCCTCGCATGCGCCACAAGATTCTCGTGATCGACGACGAGGAAGACATCGGACGCGCCCTCTCCCACTCCCTCGGACGCGCCGGCTTCAAGGTGGAAAGCGCCCTCGATGGCGTCAGCGGTCTCCGGCAACTCCGCCGCGGTCGCCCCGACGTAGTCTTGCTCGACCTGATGCTCCCGGGCATCGAAGGGGTGGAACTCTGCCGCTTGATCCGCGCCGATTCCGACGCCGCGATCCGCGACACCGGCGTCGTCATGCTCACCGCGAAGGACGAAGAAGCGGACGTCCTCGTCGGACTCGCCGTCGGCGCGGACGACTACGTGACGAAGCCCTTCCGCACGAGCGAGCTGGTCGCGCGCATCCACGCCGTGCTCCGGCGAGGCCGCGTCCGCGGCGACTCCGAAGAGGAAAGACCCATCGTCCACGACCGCATCACGATCGATCCGGCCTGCCACGAGGTGCGCGTCGACGGCTCGCTCGTCGCACTCACCGCCACCGAATTCAGACTCCTCCGCGTCCTCGCTTCCGCGCCCCAACGCGTGTTCACCCGCGACCAACTGCTCGAACGCGTGATCGGAGACAACGCCGTCGTGATCGACCGCAACATCGACGTCCACGTCCGTTCCATCCGCAAGAAGCTCGGTCCCGCACGCCACGTGATCGAGACGATCCGCTCCGTCGGCTACCGCTTCGCCTCCGGTGCCTGAACACTTCCGCGCGCCATGACGAACCTCGGAGGAGGTCGCTTCTTCCGCCGTCTCTTTCTCAGCTACGCTCTGCTCGTGGTCGCCGCCTCGTCCACGATCGGTTGGCTCGTCCTCGGGCACCTCCGTGACCTTTCGCTGCGCGAATTCACCAAGTCCCTCGAAGGGACCGCTCGCGTCCTCGCCGCCACCGCGTCCGCCAACCCGGCGCACCTCTGGTCGCGCCAACTACGACAACAGATCGACGAGGTCTCTCGCGACACCGGACTGCACCTCACCTACGCGCTCTCCGACGGACGCATCCTCGCCGAGAGCAGCCCGCACTCCGGACCCGCGACGTCCCGCTTGCTCGCACTCCCCGAGATCCAAGACGCACGCACCCACCGCTACGGCGTCGCCCGCCGCGCGCTCGGCGACGCCGGCGATCACCTCCTCGTCGCCGTCCCGATCCTTCTCGAGTATGAACTGATTGGATACGTGCGCGCCGGCCTTCCGCTTTCCCCGCTCGCCGGACGCGCCGAATCCCTCCGCAACCGCGTCGCCCTCGGTGCCTCGCTCGCCGGCTCGCTCGCCCTGTTGCTCGGCTTCGTCTTCGCCCGCAACGTCACGCGCCCGCTCGAAGCGGTGGCCGACACGTGTCGAGCCCTCGGCGCCGGTCGCCTCGACGCTCGCGTCGGGCTCAGCCGCAACGACGAGTTCGGCGTGGTCGCGCGGACGGTCGACGACATGGCAGCCGACCTCCAGCGCCGTATCGACGAGGAAACCCGCGAACGCCGGCGCCTCACGGCGCTCCTCGCCGCCATGACCGACGGTGTCGTCGCCGTCACGGCGCGAGGCACGATCGCCTTCATCAACGAAGTCGCGCTCCGCGTGCTCGCGCTCGACTCCGCGGCCGCTCGCGAGGCCCGCTTCGCCGAAGTGGCGAAACCCGCGGCGGTGG from Opitutales bacterium ASA1 encodes the following:
- a CDS encoding response regulator transcription factor gives rise to the protein MRHKILVIDDEEDIGRALSHSLGRAGFKVESALDGVSGLRQLRRGRPDVVLLDLMLPGIEGVELCRLIRADSDAAIRDTGVVMLTAKDEEADVLVGLAVGADDYVTKPFRTSELVARIHAVLRRGRVRGDSEEERPIVHDRITIDPACHEVRVDGSLVALTATEFRLLRVLASAPQRVFTRDQLLERVIGDNAVVIDRNIDVHVRSIRKKLGPARHVIETIRSVGYRFASGA
- a CDS encoding zinc-dependent alcohol dehydrogenase family protein, translated to MRRLVVTAPREAAWEEVPIPSLKPRDVLVRVLGVTTCPHWDLHIVDGVPMFPGHELRYPYVPGQPGHEAMGEVAAVGAQVRELRVGQRVAAWRASDIGAPGFYGQYGVCRADDLLPITSSRPPASWASLELAMCVEVSFQRLVAHGGVRGRRVAVAGLGPAGLVAVQLARHHGAAAIVGIDPVPARRALAMDLGASEVTDGDACAWSTGRTGTRAVDVAIDCTGIAAVVEFLLHRTRDAVVLFGVVREAVRYEGVLMWGPGVSLVGYGEHNFAAAQSAAAAIEAGTLDLSALVTTTMPLRDYLRGVELLRRKEAIKVLFDPWA